In Dyadobacter subterraneus, a single genomic region encodes these proteins:
- a CDS encoding NAD(P)H-hydrate dehydratase, whose product MKILNVNQIREMDAATIQNEPISSYNLMERASLAFVKWYEERFDTKKSISVFCGKGNNGGDGLAISRILTGKGYHVRVFIIEYSKDASKDFQQNLEKVETLIQIKSIFEPNAMPDFVDDHIIIDALLGSGLSRPVSGLLEEIIKKINEAPGTIISVDIASGLYVDKSNEKSDTIIKPDHTVTFQLPKLAFMMPQNAVFTGDWHVVDIGLDKKFIEDSATPYYFTDQSAGDKLVKSREKFSHKGTFGHAFILAGSYGKIGAAVLSSRACAHSGAGLLTVHVPECGYEIMQISLPEAMISVDSNRNNITSFPDLESFSAIGIGPGIGQEPLTVRALDQLLEQIKVPLIIDADALNILSKHPDLLDKLPAKTILSPHPKEFQRLAGESVNEFDRLELARNFAEKYNVIICLKGAYTAVILTNGDVHFNSTGNAGMATGGSGDVLTGILTSLLAQKYTPENAAIFGVYQHGLAGDKAAEKKTKTAMIASDIIENLGW is encoded by the coding sequence CTTCCCTGGCTTTTGTCAAATGGTATGAAGAACGGTTTGATACAAAAAAATCAATTTCAGTTTTTTGCGGCAAAGGAAATAATGGCGGAGATGGATTGGCTATTTCGCGTATTCTGACTGGTAAAGGATACCATGTCCGGGTTTTTATTATTGAATATAGTAAAGATGCCTCCAAGGATTTCCAGCAAAATCTCGAAAAAGTTGAAACCCTCATTCAGATAAAATCAATCTTCGAACCGAATGCGATGCCTGATTTTGTGGACGACCATATCATTATTGACGCTCTTTTAGGTTCAGGATTATCGCGCCCGGTCAGTGGGCTATTGGAAGAAATAATAAAAAAAATCAATGAAGCACCCGGAACTATCATTTCCGTTGATATTGCGAGCGGATTATATGTAGATAAATCGAATGAAAAATCCGATACCATTATTAAGCCGGATCATACCGTAACTTTTCAACTTCCTAAACTGGCATTTATGATGCCACAAAATGCCGTATTTACCGGCGACTGGCATGTTGTGGATATTGGATTGGATAAAAAATTCATAGAAGATTCCGCCACACCTTATTATTTCACCGATCAATCAGCCGGCGACAAACTGGTGAAATCCAGAGAAAAATTTTCCCATAAAGGAACATTCGGACATGCTTTTATTTTGGCAGGAAGTTATGGTAAAATAGGTGCTGCCGTGCTTTCTTCCCGTGCTTGCGCGCATTCGGGTGCAGGGTTATTAACGGTGCATGTCCCCGAATGTGGTTATGAAATTATGCAGATATCACTACCAGAAGCCATGATCTCTGTTGACTCAAACCGAAATAACATTACTTCCTTTCCTGATTTGGAATCGTTTTCAGCGATCGGAATCGGACCAGGAATTGGTCAGGAACCTTTGACAGTAAGAGCATTGGATCAGCTTTTGGAACAAATAAAAGTTCCTTTGATCATTGATGCAGATGCATTAAATATTCTTTCCAAACATCCTGACTTACTGGATAAACTTCCAGCAAAAACAATTCTATCTCCGCATCCCAAAGAATTCCAGCGCCTGGCTGGTGAATCTGTCAACGAATTTGACAGACTTGAACTGGCCAGAAATTTTGCTGAAAAGTATAATGTAATAATTTGTCTGAAAGGTGCATATACAGCAGTTATTTTGACAAATGGAGATGTTCATTTCAATTCAACAGGAAATGCAGGAATGGCAACGGGTGGAAGCGGTGATGTTTTAACCGGGATTCTGACGTCATTATTAGCCCAAAAATATACACCAGAAAATGCCGCTATTTTTGGCGTTTACCAACACGGATTGGCGGGAGATAAGGCAGCTGAGAAAAAGACAAAAACTGCGATGATCGCTTCGGATATTATTGAGAATCTGGGCTGGTAA